One stretch of Cervus canadensis isolate Bull #8, Minnesota chromosome 5, ASM1932006v1, whole genome shotgun sequence DNA includes these proteins:
- the LOC122442530 gene encoding nuclear pore complex protein Nup214-like, with amino-acid sequence MSGGECSLPREEAVELRLSQQSSSSSGSVFGSGNAGRGGGFFSGLGGKPSQDAANKNPFSSASGGFGSTATPNTSNLFGNSGAKTFGGFASSSFGDQKPAGTFSSGGGSVASQGFGFSTPNKTGGFGAAPVFGSPPTFGGSPGFGGVPAFGSAPAFTSPLGSTGGKVFGEGTAAASAGGFGFGSSSNTTSFGTLASQNAPTFGSLSQQSAGFGSQSGGFSGFGSGGGGFTFGSSNSSVQGFGGWRS; translated from the exons ATGTCAGGCGGGGAGTGCAGCCTGCCCAGGGAGGAGGCGGTAGAGTTGCGCCTTTCCCAA CAGTCATCCTCTTCCAGCGGCAGCGTGTTTGGGTCTGGAAACGCTGGAAGAGGGGGAGGCTTCTTCAGCGGCCTCGGAGGAAAACCCAGCCAGGACGCAGCCAACAAAAACCCGTTCAGCTCGGCCAGCGGGGGCTTTGGGTCCACAGCTACCCCAA ATACCTCTAACCTGTTCGGAAACAGTGGAGCCAAGACATTTGGCGGATTTGCCAGCTCATCCTTCGGAGACCAGAAGCCTGCTGGCACTTTCAGCTCTGGAGGAGGAAGCGTGGCCTCCCAAGGCTTTGGGTTTTCCACTCCGAATAAAACAG GTGGCTTCGGTGCTGCTCCAGTGTTTGGCAGCCCTCCTACTTTTGGGGGATCCCCTGGGTTTGGAGGGGTGCCAGCATTCGGTTCAGCCCCAGCCTTTACAAGCCCTCTGGGCTCGACGGGAGGCAAAGTGTTCGGAGAGGGTACTGCTGCCGCCAGCGCGGGAGGATTCGG GTTCGGGAGCAGCAGCAACACCACGTCGTTTGGCACCCTCGCCAGTCAGAACGCACCGACTTTCGGATCACTGTCCCAACAGTCTGCTGGGTTTGGGAGCCAGAGCGGGGGATTCTCTGGCTTCGGATCAGGCGGAGGAG gaTTCACCTTTGGATCTTCTAACTC GTCCGTCCAGGGCTTTGGTGGCTGGAGAAGCTGA